The proteins below are encoded in one region of Populus alba chromosome 2, ASM523922v2, whole genome shotgun sequence:
- the LOC118028083 gene encoding calcium uniporter protein 4, mitochondrial encodes MAFRKLFSKRAVTNDYRVASPAVALDHSSPIKSLTTPQNNAASKTNPFKEFLTGDSVDTGFFRRFLHRRAISQLPEFMSMPVGEKLREKLISGDRLHLDGLTPPEEIAGEANKFGISVENAKKILRFSLVEKLKAKLREIPRGSICYSEFVKICVDECGNEGQGVEFAKLLDQSGNVIVLGNIVFLRPEQVAISMENMISQTIAAPDDPRREHLEHMEKLKVIIDQKARTQVRGELYCGLGFLVIQTLGFMRLTFWELNWDVMEPICFFVTSLHFAIAYGFFLRTSTEPSFEGYFQQRFKAKQKKLMKIHGFDVQKYNHLRKVFYPNLGYGLPQSEYYKPGHH; translated from the exons ATGGCGTTTCGAAAATTATTTTCGAAGCGTGCTGTGACCAACGATTATAGAGTTGCATCGCCGGCAGTAGCTCTAGACCACTCATCACCAATTAAATCTCTTACAACACCACAAAATAATGCAGCTTCCAAAACGAATCCATTTAAAGAGTTTCTCACTGGAGATTCCGTCGATACAGGGTTTTTCCGGCGTTTCCTTCACCGTAGAGCCATTAGCCAGTTACCCGAATTCATGTCCATGCCGGTGGGAGAGAAGTTAAGAGAAAAGCTCATTTCCGGTGACAGGCTCCACCTTGATGGTCTGACTCCTCCGGAAGAGATCGCTGGAGAGGCTAATAAGTTCGGGATTTCTGTTGAGAATGCAAAGAAGATCTTGAGGTTTTCTCTTGTGGAGAAGTTGAAGGCCAAACTTAGAGAGATTCCAAGAGGGTCGATTTGTTATTCGGAGTTTGTCAAAATTTGTGTTGATGAGTGTGGAAATGAAGGTCAAGGTGTTGAGTTTGCCAAGTTGCTTGACCAGTCCGGAAACGTCATCGTTTTAGGAAACATTGTGTTTCTCAGGCCTGAGcag GTGGCGATATCAATGGAGAATATGATATCCCAGACCATTGCAGCTCCTGATGATCCGAGAAGAGAACACCTTGAGCATATGGAGAAACTAAAGGTGATAATCGACCAGAAGGCTAGAACCCAGGTCCGAGGAGAGCTTTATTGTGGGCTGGGCTTTCTAGTGATCCAGACACTTGGGTTCATGAGGCTCACCTTCTGGGAACTTAACTGGGATGTCATGGAGCCGATATGTTTCTTCGTCACCTCCCTTCACTTCGCCATAGCCTATGGTTTCTTCCTGAGAACATCCACTGAGCCCTCTTTTGAAGGTTACTTCCAGCAACGCTTCAAGGCCAAACAAAAGAAACTCATGAAGATCCATGGTTTTGATGTCCAAAAATATAACCATCTTCGCAAAGTTTTTTACCCTAACCTTGGCTATGGTTTACCACAATCAGAATATTACAAACCCGGGCACCATTAA